One stretch of Nomascus leucogenys isolate Asia chromosome 9, Asia_NLE_v1, whole genome shotgun sequence DNA includes these proteins:
- the GPR25 gene encoding probable G-protein coupled receptor 25 → MAPTEPWSPSPGSAPWDYSGLDSLEELELCPAGDLPYGYVYIPALYMAAFAVGLLGNAFVVWLLAGRRGPRRLVDTFVLHLAAADLGFVLTLPLWAAAVALGGRWPFGEGLCKLSSFALAGTRCAGALLLAGMSVDRYLAVVKLLEARPLRTPRCALASCCGVWAVALLAGLPSLVYRGLQPLPGGQDSQCGEEPSHAFQGLSLLLLLLTFVLPLVVTLFCYCRISRRLRRPPHVGRARRNSLRIIFAIESTFVGSWLPFSALRAVFHLARLGALPLPCPLLLALRWGLTIATCLAFVNSCANPLIYLLLDRSFRARALDGACGRTGRLARRISSASSLSRDDSSVFRCRAQAANTASASW, encoded by the coding sequence ATGGCCCCCACAGAGCCCTGGAGCCCCAGCCCGGGGTCAGCACCCTGGGACTACTCGGGGTTGGACAGCCTGGAGGAGCTGGAGCTATGTCCGGCCGGGGACCTGCCCTACGGCTACGTCTACATTCCCGCGCTCTACATGGCGGCCTTCGCCGTGGGTTTGCTGGGCAACGCCTTCGTGGTGTGGCTGCTGGCCGGACGGCGCGGCCCGCGGCGGCTGGTGGACACCTTCGTGCTGCACCTGGCGGCAGCTGACCTGGGTTTCGTGCTCACGCTGCCGCTGTGGGCCGCGGCGGTGGCGCTAGGCGGCCGCTGGCCGTTTGGCGAGGGCCTCTGCAAGCTCAGCAGCTTCGCGCTGGCGGGCACGCGCTGCGCGGGCGCGCTGCTGCTGGCGGGCATGAGCGTGGACCGCTACCTGGCCGTGGTGAAGCTGCTAGAGGCAAGGCCCCTGCGCACCCCGCGCTGCGCGCTGGCCTCATGCTGCGGCGTCTGGGCCGTGGCGCTGCTGGCCGGCCTGCCCTCCCTGGTCTACCGGGGgctgcagcccctgcctggggGCCAGGACAGCCAGTGCGGCGAGGAGCCCTCCCACGCCTTCCAGGGCCTcagcttgctgctgctgcttctgacCTTCGTGCTGCCCCTGGTCGTCACCCTCTTCTGCTACTGCCGCATCTCGCGCCGCCTGCGCCGGCCGCCGCACGTGGGTCGGGCCCGGAGGAACTCGCTGCGCATCATCTTCGCCATCGAGAGCACGTTTGTGGGCTCGTGGCTGCCCTTCAGCGCCCTGCGGGCCGTCTTCCACCTGGCGCGTCTGGGGGCGCTGCCGCTGCCGTGCCCCCTGCTGCTGGCGCTGCGCTGGGGCCTCACCATTGCCACCTGCCTGGCCTTCGTCAACAGCTGCGCCAACCCGCTCATCTACCTCCTGCTGGACCGCTCATTCCGAGCCCGGGCGCTGGACGGGGCCTGCGGGCGCACCGGCCGCCTGGCGCGAAGGATCAGCTCGGCCTCCTCGCTCTCCAGGGACGACAGTTCCGTGTTCCGTTGCCGGGCCCAGGCCGCGaacactgcctcggcctcctggtaG